A single genomic interval of Plodia interpunctella isolate USDA-ARS_2022_Savannah chromosome 16, ilPloInte3.2, whole genome shotgun sequence harbors:
- the LOC128676616 gene encoding acyl-CoA Delta(11) desaturase-like: MAPHVENEARLEEEAPRFEKLVAPSADSFKFRPDPIEYPIMMAYFLYGMYASFIALTTAKCTTLLFAFLMVIPGMLGLGAGVHRLWSHRSYKVKAPLEIMLTIFYVMCNQRSIITWARRHRLHHQCSDTDGDPHNAQRGFWFSHYGWMVMEQHPEVKKRLKHVDVSDLFNNPIIKFQHDYYVALAILLSYVIPVYIPTLWGESLYASFMANLLRKHICLHLICSINSVAHLVGYKPIDRTVVGTQTQFLASVTVGEGFHNYHHTFPYDYRSSEFGDYKYNLSAMFIELMAKIGWAYDLKVTSEEVIKNRVLKKGDGTDQYYIPNNPKKQKFFTTQFYKNFTTDDTNDD; this comes from the exons ATGGCTCCCCATGTGGAAAACGAAGCGAGGCTTGAGGAGGAGGCACCGCGGTTTGAGAAGCTGGTGGCGCCTTCTGCTGATTCTTTCAAGTTCAGGCCCGACCCCATCGAGTACCCCATAATGATGGCCTATTTCCTCTACGGCATGTATGCGAGCTTTATCGCCTTAACGACCGCTAAATGTACAACTCTTCTCTTTG CTTTTCTCATGGTGATTCCGGGTATGCTGGGTCTGGGAGCGGGCGTTCACCGGCTCTGGTCACATCGCTCCTACAAGGTCAAGGCTCCACTCGAAATTATGCTGACGATATTCTATGTGATGTGTAACCAGCGGTCCATCATCACGTGGGCCCGTAGACACCGCCTGCACCACCAGTGCTCGGACACCGACGGCGACCCGCACAATGCTCAGAGAGGCTTCTGGTTCTCACACTACGGGTGGATGGTCATGGAACAACACCCAGAAGTGAAGAAACGATTAAAACACGTCGATGTTTCCGACTTGTTTAACAATCCaattatcaaatttcaacatga ttattaCGTTGCCCTGGCGATATTACTCAGCTACGTCATCCCAGTATACATTCCCACCCTGTGGGGTGAATCACTATACGCGTCGTTTATGGCAAACTTGTTGCGTAAACATATATGTCTACACTTGATATGCTCGATCAACAGCGTCGCTCACCTGGTCGGATATAAGCCAATCGACAGGACCGTCGTCGGTACACAGACGCAGTTTCTGGCCTCCGTGACGGTGGGCGAGGGCTTCCACAACTACCATCACACCTTTCCTTACGACTACAGGTCATCTGAGTTCGGAGACTACAAATACAACTTGTCAGCTATGTTCATCGAACTCATGGCCAAAATTGGATGGGCCTACGATTTGAAAGTAACTTCTGAAGAAGTTATCAAAAACAGAGTACTGAAAAAGGGTGATGGAACTGATCAATATTACATTCCTAATAATCCAAAGAAACAGAAATTCTTTACCACgcaattttacaaaaactttaCAACGGACGATACAAATGATGATTaa